In Candidatus Nanosynbacter lyticus, one genomic interval encodes:
- a CDS encoding YtxH domain-containing protein, giving the protein MKKVLAIIGAAAAGFAAGILTAPKSGKETRKDLKKKAVKLKADTEKVAGKAAAVAKDSVDSLKVGSRKVGDAVTETAKDVKGNVEKRFK; this is encoded by the coding sequence ATGAAAAAAGTATTAGCAATTATCGGTGCAGCAGCAGCAGGTTTTGCAGCAGGAATTTTAACGGCGCCAAAGAGCGGTAAAGAGACTCGTAAAGATTTAAAGAAGAAAGCCGTCAAATTGAAGGCTGACACAGAAAAGGTTGCCGGTAAGGCGGCTGCGGTAGCTAAAGATAGCGTTGATTCGTTAAAAGTTGGTTCCCGAAAAGTAGGCGATGCTGTCACGGAAACTGCGAAAGACGTTAAGGGTAACGTCGAAAAGCGCTTTAAGTAA
- a CDS encoding mechanosensitive ion channel family protein — protein sequence MDKLIKQFLDSSTLGQWLHGNNMGWLISERIIDTISVVAGSVFVYFIVKYLLSSAIHYSIRSTAKHRSWHHKDIEKREKTLIQLTRSFWRIIITFYVVAIIANKLFLFDLSPLFASAGIIGVALGFGAQSLVKDFLSGIFIIAENQYRVGDVVDIMGAAGTVERVGTRTTVIRDSGGNVHYVPNGTIQHVINKTMGYSMSRFSIYIDPSSDISEVTHIINSTGEKLAKEKAWQKKIIDPPKFVSVGDITGRGTELIIAGKTQPSDQWAVTSEMRHRLLQNFDREGVLLATLPTPTPIIKK from the coding sequence ATGGATAAGCTTATAAAACAGTTTTTGGACTCTTCTACTTTAGGGCAATGGCTACATGGAAATAACATGGGCTGGCTAATTAGCGAGCGTATTATTGACACCATAAGCGTTGTTGCTGGTTCCGTTTTTGTATACTTTATCGTAAAATATTTACTTTCTTCAGCGATACATTACTCAATTCGCTCTACCGCTAAACATCGGTCCTGGCACCACAAGGATATAGAAAAACGTGAAAAAACCCTTATTCAGTTAACCCGCAGTTTCTGGCGAATTATAATTACGTTTTACGTTGTTGCCATCATTGCTAATAAGTTATTTTTGTTCGATTTATCACCGCTCTTTGCTAGCGCCGGAATAATTGGTGTGGCCTTAGGATTTGGCGCCCAGTCACTAGTTAAAGACTTCCTGTCTGGAATTTTTATCATCGCCGAGAACCAATATCGCGTCGGTGACGTGGTTGACATCATGGGCGCCGCCGGCACGGTTGAAAGAGTTGGCACTCGCACCACTGTTATACGCGACTCTGGCGGTAATGTCCATTACGTACCCAACGGCACAATTCAGCATGTCATCAACAAAACGATGGGCTACAGCATGTCGCGCTTTAGTATTTATATTGACCCCAGCTCTGATATATCTGAGGTTACACACATTATTAATTCTACTGGCGAAAAATTAGCCAAAGAAAAAGCTTGGCAAAAGAAAATTATTGATCCACCTAAATTTGTTTCTGTCGGTGACATTACTGGGAGAGGTACGGAATTAATTATCGCTGGAAAAACTCAGCCATCCGACCAATGGGCAGTAACTTCTGAAATGCGTCATCGCTTGTTGCAAAACTTTGACCGCGAAGGAGTCCTTCTGGCAACGCTGCCAACACCAACACCAATAATTAAAAAATAG
- a CDS encoding VIT1/CCC1 transporter family protein, with protein MQNIIKKYIPEFVYGAVDGTVTTFAVVAASAGAGISSAVILILGIANLIADGFSMGSSAYLAASAEHDELVHNKKKTVLIKNNRTNDIFSLRHSWQCTGPALLN; from the coding sequence ATGCAAAACATTATTAAGAAGTATATTCCAGAATTTGTCTATGGCGCAGTCGATGGCACCGTAACAACATTCGCGGTCGTGGCGGCCTCAGCTGGAGCTGGAATTTCCAGCGCGGTAATCCTTATTTTAGGTATTGCTAATTTAATTGCCGATGGATTCTCAATGGGATCCAGTGCCTACTTAGCAGCCAGCGCCGAACATGACGAGTTGGTTCATAATAAGAAAAAAACAGTCCTCATCAAAAATAATAGGACTAATGACATTTTCAGCCTTCGTCATAGTTGGCAGTGTACTGGTCCTGCCCTACTTAATTGA
- a CDS encoding glycoside hydrolase family 5 protein, with amino-acid sequence MSHHSSSPAMPGVNLGGWLVLERWMTPSVFAEIDATNEYELSQTVDGQARIQQHRQTFIQEADLKWLAHAGIRLLRLPIGYWALEDQPPYLSAKPQIDWLMDMARQYDLQVLLDLHAAPGAQNASDHSGSGNTGNVQWYQRANQQKTTQILLDIASEYGGHPALWGIELLNEPLVNTRRERWQLWRWTRKTSRTLRSKLPPHVRIVASDCYQPAWWSGRVGSNTLDIHHYQCFSDTDNQATSLTHHRQVLDQRSGEYRDYAQQQPLIIGEWSAALPPGVASDSTEYAHCQSQLAVPANVDAWFYWSYKTESPGAWNFRDCYSKGWFNGMLSSR; translated from the coding sequence ATGAGCCATCACTCCTCCTCGCCTGCCATGCCCGGTGTCAATCTGGGTGGCTGGCTGGTGCTAGAACGATGGATGACGCCAAGTGTATTTGCCGAAATAGACGCGACCAACGAATATGAATTATCTCAAACCGTAGACGGACAGGCGCGCATCCAGCAGCATCGACAAACCTTCATCCAAGAAGCTGACCTCAAATGGCTGGCGCACGCTGGTATACGACTACTAAGACTGCCGATTGGCTACTGGGCGCTCGAGGATCAGCCGCCGTATCTATCAGCAAAACCACAGATTGATTGGCTGATGGACATGGCTCGGCAGTATGATTTACAGGTGCTGCTCGATCTCCACGCCGCGCCTGGTGCTCAAAATGCCAGTGACCACAGCGGTAGCGGTAATACCGGTAACGTTCAATGGTATCAACGCGCCAATCAACAAAAGACCACGCAGATACTACTGGATATCGCCAGTGAATACGGCGGGCATCCAGCGCTATGGGGTATCGAACTGCTCAATGAGCCCCTGGTGAACACCCGACGTGAACGATGGCAATTGTGGCGGTGGACACGCAAAACGAGCCGAACATTGCGTAGTAAATTGCCGCCTCATGTGCGCATCGTGGCGTCTGATTGTTACCAGCCAGCCTGGTGGTCGGGGCGCGTCGGGTCTAATACGCTGGATATACATCATTATCAGTGCTTCTCCGATACGGACAATCAAGCGACGTCGCTAACTCACCACCGTCAGGTACTTGACCAACGGTCTGGCGAGTACCGCGATTATGCCCAGCAGCAGCCACTAATCATCGGCGAGTGGAGTGCTGCCCTGCCGCCAGGCGTTGCCAGCGATAGTACCGAATACGCCCACTGCCAATCGCAACTTGCCGTACCAGCAAACGTTGACGCTTGGTTTTACTGGAGTTACAAGACTGAAAGCCCTGGAGCTTGGAACTTTCGAGATTGCTACAGCAAGGGGTGGTTTAACGGTATGCTTAGCTCACGGTAG